From a single Plutella xylostella chromosome 5, ilPluXylo3.1, whole genome shotgun sequence genomic region:
- the LOC105398273 gene encoding exosome complex component RRP42 — translation MAVKLLSETEKSFITYGVQDDFRSDGRSNIDYRPMELETDVVSHANGSARLRLANTDVLVGVKTEVDTPSPDNPGAGKIEFFVDCSANATPEFEGRGGEQLANSISNMMQRAYHSSQAFNLKQLCILDGKQCWKLYIDVLILECGGNLCDAVSLAVKAALFNTRIPFVKAALMDGGNVDLQLSDDPYDCKLLDVGSAPLLVTLCKIGEKCVVDPSAEEESCSVISLVVGVTGNPKNYCTPEESDKVAEGKAKCSAISMSGPGSVATKTLKDAINQGIVAAQSLDSALGHALLRERKENVTLKKHSYGFLK, via the exons ATGGCGGTTAAATTACTAAGTGAAACCGAAAAATCATTTATAACATACGGAGTTCAA GATGATTTCCGATCAGACGGCCGATCAAATATTGACTATCGGCCTATGGAGCTTGAGACTGACGTGGTGAGCCACGCCAACGGTTCAGCAAGACTGCGCCTAGCCAACACGGATGTGCTCGTGGGGGTGAAGACTGAAGTTGACACCCCAAGCCCAGACAACCCTGGTGCTGGGAAAATTGAGTTCTTTGTTGACTG CTCTGCAAATGCAACTCCTGAGTTTGAAGGACGGGGCGGGGAGCAGCTGGCCAATAGCATATCTAACATGATGCAGAGAGCATACCACTCTTCCCAAGCCTTTAATCTAAAGCAATTGTGTATATTGGATGGTAAACAGTGCTGGAAGCTCTATATTGATGTTTTG aTACTAGAATGCGGTGGTAACCTGTGTGATGCAGTGTCTTTAGCTGTGAAAGCAGCCTTGTTCAACACTCGAATACCATTTGTGAAAGCAGCCCTCATGGACGGAGGCAATGTGGACCTGCAGCTGTCTGATGACCCCTATGACTGCAAACTGCTGGATGTGGGCAGTGCTCCCTTACTT GTGACACTCTGTAAAATAGGAGAGAAATGTGTGGTAGACCCTTCAGCAGAAGAAGAAAGCTGTAGTGTTATCTCATTGGTTGTTGGTGTGACGGGCAACCCAAAGAACTATTGTACACCAGAGGAATCTGATAAAGTGGCAGAGGGCAAGGCGAAGTGCAGTGCCATCAGCATGAGCGGACCTGGCAGTGTGGCGACTAAAACACTGAAAGATGCTATTAACCAGGGAAT tgtTGCTGCTCAGTCATTAGACTCAGCCCTAGGACACGCTCTTCTGAGAGAAAGGAAAGaaaatgtaacacttaaaaaGCATTCATATggatttttaaaatag